The sequence CGTCGCGTCGGGAAGGCCCTCAGGCACCTGCAGTCCCACTTCGCTCAGCAGGGGGTGAAGCAGGGTGGGCATGGCGGGGCAACGGGTGGGCTGGCGCCGTTCTAGACGCTTCCCCCAGGAAAACCGTTCTTGCCCAACCAAACCAGCAGGGCCGTGTCCACCAGGCGAGGCGGCACCCGGGGCAGCAGCTGCTCGCCCGTGGCCGTGCGCCAGCCCAGCACCGGCACCTCCAGCCCGAAGCGGGCCTGCAGGGAAGGATCGTCGTCCACATTCACCACCACCAGGGGCGGCGGCGGCGTCAGCCGGCGCAGCTTCTCCTCCAACCCCTCACACAGGCAGCAGCCCGGGCGGGAGTAGAGCACCAGGTGATCGGCCATCGGGGACGCAGGGCGAAACAGGAAGGTGAGAGCAGGGTTGAGGGGAGCCCTCGGGCCGGTTCAGTCGGGCACCGGATCACAGCCGCAGGGCGTGAAGGGGTGGCAGCGCAGCAGCCGCCGCAGGGTGAGCCAGCCGCCGCGCCAGGGTCCATGGCGGCTGATCGCCTCCAGGCCATAGGCACTGCAGCTGGGAATGAAGCGGCAACGGGGGCCCAGCAGGGGGGAGAGCAAGCGGCGGTAGAGGCCGATCAGCCCCAGCAGAAGCCAGGCCAGCCAGCGGGAGGGGCCCGCAGGCCCGGGCAACTCAGGGGATGGGGCCAGTCCGAGGGCCACGGGGCCAACCGATAAGATCGATCGTTGGCGCGTCAAGGCGCGGGCAGCGGACTTGATCCAGCATGCCCCAGCTGCGGCCGCCATGGGACCCACCTGGGGTCCCGTTCCGTCCCACCACCTTGTTTTCATGTCTCGTTACCGCGGCCCTCGTCTGAGGATCACGCGGCGCTTGGGAGACCTTCCCGGTCTCACCCGTAAGTCCGCCAAGCGGTCTTATCCCCCCGGTCAGCACGGCCAAGCCCGTCGCAAGCGCTCCGAATACGCCATCCGCTTGGAAGAGAAGCAGAAGCTTCGCTTCAACTACGGCATCTCCGAGCGCCAGCTGGTGCGCTACGTCAAGAAAGCGCGAGCCCAGGGAGGCTCCAGCGGCACCAACCTGCTCAAGCTGCTCGAGAGCCGGCTCGACAACATCTGTTTCCGCCTCGGCTTCGGGCCCACCGTGCCCGGCGCTCGCCAGTTCGTGAACCATGGCCATGTGACCGTGAACGGCCGGGTCGTGGACATTGCCAGCTTCCAGTGCAAGCCCGGCGACGTGGTCGCCGTGCGCGAGCGCAAGCAGAGCCGCAAGCTGGCGGAGGGCAACCTGGAATTCCCGGGCCTGGCCAACATCCCGCCCCACCTGGAACTGGACAAGGGCAAGTTCACCGCCAAGGTGATCAGCCGCTGCGAGCGCGAATGGGTCGCCCTCGAAATCAACGAGCTGCTGGTGGTGGAGTTCTATTCCCGCAAGGTGTAGGACTCCCAGTCAGAGGCACAGCAAGGGGTCTGGGGGCTGTGGTCAGCCTGCTCATCGGGCAGCTCTGACCACAGCCCCCAGAGCCCTTTGCTCGCCCGCTGCGTGAGCACGTGCAGGTGCATCCCCTGATCACCAAGTCCAATAATCCTTTGGCTTGCCGATGTAGGCGAGAAAGGCTTCCGCATCAGGACGGAGCCGTTGAATCACAGAGGCACGCATCGGGCCTGGCCAGTCGGGCTCCGATACATGGGCACGACCCTTTTGTCCCACCTTGTTGAGCTTGGGCAACTCTCCTGCTTCCAGAATGCTGTGCGTCTGAGGCGGAAGCCCCAGAAAAACCAGCAGCTCCCCGAGCACGGCAGCAGGATCAGCGATCAGATCCTCAAACGTCAAGCAATGGATCTGCTGATCCGGGAAATATCTTCGATAGGCGTTGATTCTTTCGTAGTAACTGGAACAACCGATCAACAGGCGAGCGGCTCGACGATCGGAAAGAATTCGCTCAAATGCCACATAGTCAGGGCATCGTCCTTTGACGTGGCGCCACTGAGACACGAGCCGATCAAGCGGATGACGCACGACATAGACGATTTTCATTCCTGGGAAGTATCGATGCATCAGCCCAGGAGCATCCCGAAATTCCCTCAGCGGGCTGGCATACATTGTGCTCGCCTCACCGCGCCAGGCAAAGCCCGATCCGGCCCTGAAGAGGCCCCGATACCATGGCCAGCCCTTACCGTAATGGCGCCCAAAAAACTTCGGCTCTTTGGGCCGGCTGATGAAAATATCAGTATGGCTTGAGAGCACGGCTGCAAGTGTTGTCGTGGCCGACTTGGCGGCACCGATGATGATGAAATTAGGCAAGTATCGCCTGCCCATTCTCACCTGTCTGGCGTGTAACCCAGCAAGACCATCTGCAATTTCGGCGTAAGGCCTTCGTTCAAGTCTTAATCCCACAAGGCTCCGTCAACGCATTGCCACAATGGCATTCCAGCCTGGACTATCAAGAGTGGCATTCTGTTCCTGCAAGGTCTGATCTCCGGGATTAATCCCAGCTTGTCTTGTTTCACCCCGCCCCGCCTCTGGCGGCTTGTGTCATGGTCGAGCCACCAACGCCTGTTCAAGACCAGGCCTCTCATGCCAGGCGCAGGACGCGCCGCGCATTGGTGCAGCACACCCTGATCCGCTGGTCTTCTGTGATGGCAGCCTGCTCGATCCAGTCAGCC is a genomic window of Cyanobium sp. NS01 containing:
- the yidD gene encoding membrane protein insertion efficiency factor YidD, which codes for MAPSPELPGPAGPSRWLAWLLLGLIGLYRRLLSPLLGPRCRFIPSCSAYGLEAISRHGPWRGGWLTLRRLLRCHPFTPCGCDPVPD
- the rpsD gene encoding 30S ribosomal protein S4, with the protein product MSRYRGPRLRITRRLGDLPGLTRKSAKRSYPPGQHGQARRKRSEYAIRLEEKQKLRFNYGISERQLVRYVKKARAQGGSSGTNLLKLLESRLDNICFRLGFGPTVPGARQFVNHGHVTVNGRVVDIASFQCKPGDVVAVRERKQSRKLAEGNLEFPGLANIPPHLELDKGKFTAKVISRCEREWVALEINELLVVEFYSRKV
- a CDS encoding glutaredoxin family protein; this translates as MADHLVLYSRPGCCLCEGLEEKLRRLTPPPPLVVVNVDDDPSLQARFGLEVPVLGWRTATGEQLLPRVPPRLVDTALLVWLGKNGFPGGSV
- a CDS encoding sulfotransferase, whose amino-acid sequence is MPNFIIIGAAKSATTTLAAVLSSHTDIFISRPKEPKFFGRHYGKGWPWYRGLFRAGSGFAWRGEASTMYASPLREFRDAPGLMHRYFPGMKIVYVVRHPLDRLVSQWRHVKGRCPDYVAFERILSDRRAARLLIGCSSYYERINAYRRYFPDQQIHCLTFEDLIADPAAVLGELLVFLGLPPQTHSILEAGELPKLNKVGQKGRAHVSEPDWPGPMRASVIQRLRPDAEAFLAYIGKPKDYWTW